The following is a genomic window from Mustela erminea isolate mMusErm1 chromosome 2, mMusErm1.Pri, whole genome shotgun sequence.
GTCCCAAGTCCACTAAAAAATCTGACTTCAATTACTGTCCAAGGCATGGCAAGAATACTGATGTTTCAATCAACAAAACCTTGTTCAGGAGACCTCCAACCCAGCAAGGGCTCCATCCTGGCCTGTGGAGGTAAGGAAATGagatggtggggagaggaggatgaGGGCAAAGGGGTGATGAGGATGGTGGGGAGGTAAGGAAGGTGAGGAGGTATAGGTATGGAGTTGTGGCATGAAGGTGAGGAAGGAGTGGAAGTGAGGAAGGCATGAAAGTGAGGAGGTGTGGAGGTATAGAAGCCAGAAAGGTATGGAGGTgagagggtggggaggtgaggaggtGTGGAGGTACAGAGATCAGGAAGGCATGGAGGTGTGAAGGTGAGGAGGTAAGGAAGGTAGAGATGAGGAAGTTGTAGAGGTGAGGACGTGAGGAAGGTGTGGAGGTGAAGAAGTTGTGGAGGTGAGGAggtcaggaaggcagggaggtgtGGAGGTGAGGTGAGGAAGTTGTGGAGGTGAGCAAGGTGTGGAGGAGGTGTGGAGGTGAAGAGGTCAGGAAAGAACAAAAGTGTGGAGGTGAGGCATGGAGGTGAGGAGGTACAGAGGTGAGGAGTTGAGGAGGTGTAGAGGTGAGGAGGTGTGGAGGCAAGGAGATGAGGTGTGGAGGTGAGGAGCTGAGGAATTGAGGAGGTGAGGAGTTGAGAAGATGTGGAGGTTAGGAAGGGATGGAGGTGTGGAGGTGAGGTGGTGAGGAAGTGAGGAGTTAAGGAGGAGTGAAGGTTAGGAAGGGATGGAGGTGTGGAGGGTACAGAGGTGTAGAGGTGAGGAAGGCAAGGTGAGGCGTCCAGCTCTCTGTGCTGCCTTGTGGGGCTGCTCCAGGGCTCTACCAGGGAAGTCCCTGGCAGGAGAGCCCTCTGGGCCCAGAGGAAGGGATGGTGCAGCTGAGGAAGGAGGTTGTAGGTGTGCTTGCCAGGGGAAGGTGGACTTGGAAGGGGAAGGTGGCTAGAGGTATCCCTGTCCCTGCAGCTGCCCCAGGGAGGAGCAGGACCCTGTGGCAGTCAGGGGTGGCCTCACCTCTCCACGGTCTCACAGAACAGCACGATGACCTCCTGCTGCACGTAGTACTCCCTGGGGGACTTCACAGGCACCATGGCTGAGACGTAGCTGCAGACACAGCCAGGGAGGTGAGCGCTGCCCcaccacccaagtgtccccccAAAAAGAACGGCATCTCAGATGAAAGCCAAACATGCCTCAGACATGAGCAGCTTCCGGCATGAGGCCTGACGATTTGTGTCTGAAATCAAGCCTCCTCCAGGGTGAGGCCTAGTCCAGCACCTCCTgcgccccctgccctgccctgcctggtCCCCCTCAACCCTGGCCTTGTCCCACCTGAAACCATGGCCCTCCCCCTCCTGGGCTCTGCGCGCCCTGGGCCTGGCACTGCCTGCTTTGTGATGTCCCTGACTGGGTGCCGACCTTCGTGAGTGTGAGTGAGTGGATGGATGCACGCGCAGGTGGGTGAAGACCGCAGGGTGGGGGTGGTCACACCGGGTGGGGCACAGGGGCCTCCTCGGCAAGAGACACCAtgtcccacccctccccaggtaAGGACACGTCTCTTTGATCCTAACTTCCCAGCCccgattttctcctgttaataaAAGTTTCTTTGGGACCTGGGGAAGCCAGAAAAGGATACAGAAGGAAAACCAGAGTCTGTGCTCCCGCCTCCTGGAGGGCACTGTCTTTCACTTGCCGGCTTACGCGATGGTCAATTTGTGCTAACTGGGACCTCCATGGATGGGGATTTGGGGTCCCACTTTTTCACACCTAACCGCGATCATCTCCGCATCTGTGGGAGCTGGTGGCGTGCCTGCCCCCCAGTGCTGGGTGTGAggagtccccctgcttgtgtcctacAGGGAAGGAGCAGATGAGTGCAGCCTGGAGGGGGTCGGGGGTGGAGGGAGGCACTGgatggagaagggggagggcTCTGCCTTGGCTCCCCAGGCTAGGGACAGCAGCAGGCGGGAGGACATGGGTGGGGCACCGGGTGGGTGGTGATGGAGGGTGTCGTGCAATCCAAACCTGGGAGGTGACCTTGCCCTCACCCCAGGGAGCTGAAGTCCCCACATCCAGGAGCCACGGCCACCCCTCCCTTGCTCCACTGTGTCCGGGGTCTGAGCACATGGAGGTGAGGGGAGGTGATGCTCGCGGTGTTTGTGCGGGGGCGGATGAACAGATGGGGTGAAGGGGGCAGCTTGCGAACACCAAGCCCCGCACGGTGAGCCTAGGCACAGACGGGAGgcgaggcaggaggcagaggtgagagccagaggcaggaggtcagaggcaggaagcaggcggGAAGCGAAGCGGGAGGTGAGGCAGGAGGCGAGGtgggaggggagcagcagagcatCGGGCGGCGGCACGGATGGAGGCTGGCATATCCACTCCTGGTGACTGCTACGGGCAGGCGCCTCCCGGCTCTTTCGTGCTGGGGTGCatcggggagaggcagagggggtgggcTGGACCCCTGGAAAGGTCATGCAGCCtgacccccacacccctgcctcatGGGTCCAGGGCTCACTACATGGACCGCCGGCCCTGAACCCGCCCTGGCTACCCACTCCGCACATCCATCCCATGGGAAACATCGTGACTGGTGCGTTGGGGCTGATGTCCCCCCAGACACAGGAGGCAAAGGCCTCAGAGTCACCTCAGCTCGAACTCAGCAAACAGGACATCGAAGTGTCTCAGCGCCTCCCGCATCTTCTCCGTGTAGGTGTGGAGGTCGCGCAGCGCCTGGTCTCGGAGAGCGCCCCGCACGTCCTCCAGGCTGCGGGTCAGCTCCTTGGCCAGCGGGCGCATGGCCATGCTCTCCAGCTCACGGTTCATGATGATGGAGCCAGCGGCCAGGCACTGTGGGTGACAACGCGGGTCCGGAGAGGCCCGGGGGGACAGGCGTCAGCTCTAGTTCCAGGGGGGCCCCTGGAGTCCCACTGGCGGGGGTCCCCCCTCCGAAATGCAGAGAGCGGACGCTCTAACGGCCAGCCCTGAGGACGGTgggacagggaggcagggcagcaggcacaGGCTGGGGTGCGCTGTCATTCCCAAGACCCCTCCCTGAGGCTCCTCTCCTGGAAATACCCTCACCTCACACCCTGGGACAAGCGTCTCGAGATGCTGCACCTGCTCGCTCCTGGTCTCTACCAAACCCAGACCCCAACAAGTCCATGCTGATAAGTACGCCCCCTGTGAGGGGCTGCACACGgacccagaaggagaggaagtcCAACCAGGACTCTGGGGTATGGGGTTTCATGCTCAGGGCCCAGTCTTGCGACGCCTGTCCCCTCCCACCCAGCCCACAGCTGGGTGACCAGGGACACCCCAACACCACGTTCAGTGCAGCACTTCAGGCACGAGGCCCTCGGGGCTAACCGTGCTCCCCGAGACCACTGACCTTCCTAGCAATTAAAAACACCTCACTTCCACAAATGCTGACTGACCTTCCGCTGACTGAGACTCTTCAGTGTGGGACTCCTAGCTGCTAGGCAATACAGAGGGTCCCTCTGTGCCCACAGACCCACCCACACCTATACTGGGCAGGCGGGGGCAGACCACAGGCCAAGTGGGCTGTGTGCATCACCCCGGAGTGTTCTACATGTCAGGGACACGGGTGCTTATCAGACCCACGTCCTGGCTGAGGGGTGGCCATGcgatccccatgtggggctatGGTGATGTGGGACCCCCTGCCCGCCTCAGGCCTGCACCAGTCAACAGCGAACCTTGTCAGCAGTGACCCAGAGATGAGCCGGGGCAAGAAGCACTTTTCTGGAGGCAGGGCTCAGCATTACTGATTTCCTACCCCTCTGGAGGTGCATGTGGAGCTGGCTGGCCCCGGGGCCAGCCCGCACTGGGGAGACAGCACCCTGAGTATccctgggcatggggcctgcCTCATATCCAGGCCACATAGCTGTCCCTGTCTCTGGGGCCCACTCTGAGACCAGGCAGTGGGACAGCTTGCCTGGGACCTGCCACACCAATCAGAGCATGGGCAAGGATGCCCTCCCACCCAGGGGGTCAGAGCAGTGGGGCAGTGGGCAGGGGGCCCAAGGCCAGGCAGTCCCGGAGGAAGATGCCATATCCCAGGGACTCACCGGCATCAGGCTGCAAACCTCAGCATGGCCCAGGGAGGGGTGGCAAGGTGGGGGCACAGGCAATGACTGGGGCAAGATAGGTCCTGTCCCACAGGACAGGCAGCCGCCTTCCTCTTAGGCTGCAGTCCCCGCAATGGGAGACAAGAAATGAGGTGTGAGGGGCGCGTGAGGGGTGGCTCCAGCCAGGCCTTGAGTGCAGCTCCCAACCCCGTGGGCAAGGATGTCCCCCAAGAGTGGGCTAGGGAGGTTCTGCTCCAGACACTAGAACCCCTGTGGGCCCTCACATCTGGGGGCCCAAGAACCTCCCAGAAATTGCTCACGAAGATTCATGTCTGTGTTCATATGTGTAGATCTGGGGAGCAGTCTCAGGGCTTTCCCAGACCCTCAAAGTAGTCCTCCTAGGCTCGGAACGCATTGTCGGTAATCCCCAGCAGTGGGTTCTGACCCCTTGCAGGGGTGACCCCAGGTCCCTAACCACTGCAGGTGCACACACAGGGGAGCTGCACAGCGCCCCAAACTGCGACCCTAGACCCAGGCGCTGCCCGCTACCTCAGCACCAAACCACAGCTGGCCTGCCAGGTTGTCGTGCCGGATTTCCTCAGGGAACTTGACACAGAAATCCCGCGGGGCCCGGTCCTGGGGAATGCACACGTCCATGATCTGGTTAATGATGTTTAACACGTTGTCCTGAAACAGAATCGGAGAGACTGTGCTGAGACACGCTGCTGCTGGTGGCTGTCAGGCTGCTTGGAGAATACGAGACACAGATGGGGCACGATCCTGTTCTTGAAGCTTACGAGGCTGATACAGTAATACACCCCAGCTCACTCTGAGACGGCTACACAATGTTCATATGCTCCAGGAGCATCGAGAATAAACATCCAGGTCCCCCTGCCTGCCTGGTCCCGCTGCTCACACTCACGGAGCCCACGCGTGCTGCCGACCCatagtcaggctccctgcagcccgGGCCACGAGGACTATCCCTGGACAGCTCTCTGAACACCAGTATGTGACCCTCTTACAACAGAGTGCGAGGAGCAGCGTGGCTCGGTGGGCGGGCACACCGCCAGCTCGCTGTCCTGCTTCTGTTGACATCAGGCACCCTGTCATCCTGGGAGTGGTCACAGCACAGACAAGACCCGCTACTGTCAGGGAACAATACCAGCGGCAAAACTGGCCTTCTCAGACCTGCCACACAATGCTCCAGACCCATCCTGTGTGAGGACAAGGGCCTCGCCCAGCACGGAGACCACAGGAGCCTCTGCAGTCAGGCCAGGCAAAGCCGCCACCCTCTCTGGACCTCGGTTTACTCCTGCGTAGATGGAGCAGGCCAACACAAACGGCCCGACTCCATCTAGGCTGCAATACCTCGACTCCTCTGGAACCAGCAGATCAGTGAGCCAGCAAGGAAGAGGTGCTCCCTGCCTTCTGGCGGTGGAGACTCTCAATCCTCCCCTCACAGCCGTGTGACCAGGGACAGGCTGCCTAACTTCTCTGGTCCTCCAGGCAGCCCAGAAAAGGACACCATGATTCCCAGTCCCCAGGCTGTCAGGAGGGCATGAGCTCCAATCTGTAACACCCAGCAGCAGCCGTTTCCCAGTCTGCCAGCCACGGTTGGCATCTCTAAATCTCCACTGCCAGAAGCAGTGCCAGCGTCATGGTCACAGCTGCGCTGTGTGATGTTGGCGTGGTCAGTGACTTCCTTAGGATCCACGCGTTTCCAAGAGTCAAGAGTACCCTTACAGTTATGGGTTCAGGTTACAGCCCAGCAAATGGCTTTCCAGAAAGATGGCTCTAGCTGACGCTCTTGCCCTTAGAGATTTTATATCTCAACACCCCTCCTTTCCGCCCTCTGAGGCTCGACTTTCATTTCTGTTAGGAAGCAGATACAAACAGTCCCCACACGTGGGAAGCATGACATTGCTAATGTAAAACGTCAGCACCCTGAGCTCTGACAAcacaaaaaatcagaataaaattcGACCAGCATCAAGCGGTAGTACCATGAGTTCTTTTTAAAACGCTTTCTGGGCAGAAAGGCCCCTTTCTTGTGATTCAACAAACTAATGAACAGTCAGCACCCTCAAAAGCTGGGAGCACCCAGTCAATATCAGCTCCTAGAAAGAGCCAGGGCTCTGACCTCCCACGTGATGCTTGCATCTACTGTACATCCTGCTGGTCCGTGAGGACACCACCACCCAAGGGCAAGGGCAGGGCTCCTTTTTTCTGTCgggtccccagtgcccagcaaaCATCTGCGGGGACCTCTGATTCCAGCCAATGCAGAGCAATAGGAACCAAATCGATGACCACAGTCATGGGGAAAATAAGACAGTGGTTCTTAAGACACTGGCCATCACACAGCCAAGTGGccccaagagaagagaaataggcAAGGCAAGAGCTGTGACCAGGTGGCTCATGGCCCAGAGCAACCCTTCAGGTCCCAGTCTGGAGAGAGGGTACCCCAGCGGGACCCAGCAAACGCCCTCACTGAAGAGAAGAACTGAGTGTCTGGGGGATCAGGATAGTTAGAATCGAGAGGAGAGAGAGCTGTCCAGAGGAAACCCTGCAGACTCAAGAGCAGGGGACAGACACAGGCCGGCAAGACCAGGAAGGGGGTACAGGTGCCATATAGGAGCCGTGGCCAGAGCTCAGAGCACTGTTCACAGGGTGCTGGGCAGAACACCCGAAGTGTGTTGCCTCCATGGGGAGGGTGGTTAACCCCAGACTGAACTCAGCTCTGACCCCACCTAACATCTTAAAAAACAGGACCCAAGAGGACCAGACCATTTATAAATAATCAAACTGCATTACAAAACTAAGGTCAAACAGActtataggaatacaaaaatattcagctCCCAGAAGGACCAGACTCACAATATTAggcattcaattaaaaataaaataccaggcttgcaaaaaattaagaaaatatgacacatgataaaaagaaaaatcaagcctAGCTGAGGCAGGTGGCACAGTGGCCATTGGAGGACATGGAGATGGCCCTTACATGTGACTCCCATGCATTCCAAAAGTTAGCTGAGACCGTGAAGACATAAAAAGGACACAAGCTGATTTTGAGATGAAAATTACAATATCTGAGCTGAAAAAAAACACATCAGACAAGATTCAACCGAGATCagacatttcagaagaaaataacaataaactaAACACGAAGTAACTGAAACTCTCCAATGAGCCcaagaaagaaatgagacttCAGGATGTCAGACATATCATGCAAGACCCAAGAGAAGGAGCGGGATGGGAAAAAGATTTGAAGGAATTATGGCCAGTTTTTGTCCAATTTAATGACAACTATAAACACAAGGTCCAAGAAGATCAATGAACCCAAAGGGCAAGAAACACGAAGAAAATTATACCAAATAGCAGCATGATGAAATGGatagaaaccaataaaaaaagGCCTTACAAGTAGTAAGACAAAAAGATGCTACCCACGCAGAACAAAGATAAGGGTGACCCCGGCTTTCTCACTAGAAGAGTATGCGTCAGACGGCAGCAAAGTTCTGTCTTTCCAGCCCTGAGTAGCCATGAATCCGAGGATCCCCACTCCGCCCAATAGCGCATGTCTGGGAAAAGCCTGTGACAGCTAGTACCATGCTGAGTGGGGAAAACTGCATGCTTTCCCCAGTATTGACCTACAGACTCAGTGTACTCCTGCTCAGCGGGCTTTTTTATAGACCTCTGCTAGCAGTTTCTAAATTCCATACAGAAAGGCAAAGAACTTAGAACAGCCACGACACCTTTGAAATAGAAACACTGGAGATCTGACACCACGGGATTCTAAGACACAGTATAGAGCTGCCGTGAttgagacagcatggtactgtcctGAAGACAGATTGAggggacagaacagagagcccgaatATAGACCCCCCACTCATGTGGAGACCTGATTTTCCCAAAGGTGCAATAACACttttcagtggagaaaggatatAGTCTTCTCAACACATGATACTAGAACAAGAGAAAATTCATTTgtaaaaaaactacaaaaacatgTGTCCAATCATCACACTAATACTGACAGTAAGTCACCATGCATCACAGACCTCAATGTAAAGCCTGAAAGTATAGCACttctaaaggaaaacacaggGGACAATCTGATGACCTTGGGTTCTTGATCTGATGATCAAGACTCTTGGAcaggacaccaaaagcataacctacaaagggaaaaaagggtaAACTGGacttcaaaaaaatctaaaagttaTGTCCTTCAAAAAACTaggcagagaatgaaaagacaagccacagactgggagaaaataatgtaaatcaTAAACAGATGACGGTTGGTGTCCAtaataaagaactctcaaaagtcAATATGGAAACAATTCAAAGAATTCAAGAgctggggcgccagggtggctcagtggattaaggcctctgccttaggcccaggtcatgatctcaggggtcctgggatcaagccccacatcgggctccgtgctcagcagggagcctggttccccctctctctctgactgcctctctgcctacttgtgatcactgtctctctctctctctctctctcccaaataaataaaatcttaaaaaaaaaaaaaaaaaaagctgcgaGGAGCTCTCCCTGCCTTGGCAAGAGGTCACCAGCCCCCTGGGGTCCCCTGGCCTCAGTTCCTCCTAGGCACAGCTCTTGGGACCCCAAATGCAGACTTGTAGTCACACCAGCCCCCAGATGTAGCACACACCAGACAGGAGGCTAGAGTGTGCAGTCAGGGCACACCAGGGATGCCTCTCTCCCCAAGAACCCCCTTCTGTTACGGTGGGCACCGGTCCCTTCCAACACAGGGAAGTTCGAGGGTGTCCCTTGCCAAGTGCAGCTCCGTTCACATCACAGACCTGCAGCAAGGCACCTCCATGACCACACTTGTAGCTACACTTGGGCACAAGATCCGCACATTTCGCCATATAACATTCTTCATTGAAACATCTGCAATTATACTCACTTGATGGCAAAAGTTACGGTGTGCCGTGGGAAAAACAGGTCTATGATGATGCCGGAATCCCACCCAGGGCAAATTCAGCCCATCTGCGCCACGATATCCAAATCTCACTGCATTTGTGTCCGGGGCCGCCATAACAGCACCACACCTAGCAGTTCCAAGTGTATTCctcacaggtctggaggctgggagtctgagacCCTGGTGCGGGGTGCCAGGTTCAGTGGCACTTATACAGGTGGGCGGTTCCAAGATGAGATGCAGGTGCGGGTGGGCGGGGTTCTGAAACCCAGGTGTAGGTAGGCTGGTTCCGAGCAGCAGGTGGAGGTGGGTGGGTTGAGAGACGCAGGTGCAAGGAGGCGGGTTCCCTCTGAGGCCGCCTCCTGGGCTTGTTGTAGACGGTCTTCTCCCCCGTCCTCACATGATTGTCCCTCTGCATTCTATgacctaatctcctcttcttacaaTGACACTGGTCAGATGGGATCAGGACCCATGCTattgacctcattttaccttaattatgtCGTTAAAGATTGGTTAGGACCTGaatgtatgaatttggggaggacacaattcagcccatcaCAACAATCCAGGATTCATTTCATCCTACTGAGctgcaatttcttttcttttcttttttttttaagattttatttacttatttgacagacagagatcacaagtaggcagagaggcagacgggggtggtgggggaagcaagctccctgacgagcagaaagcctgatgcggggctcgatcccaagaccctgggaccatgacctgagccgaaggcagaggctctaacccactgagccacccaggcacccctgagctgcAATTTCTAATCCTTTATGGTTTCTAAAGCCAAAAAGAACACAGACATGCAAATGTCATCAGAAATCTGCCCGCATACTCACTATGCCCCAGTCCACAATCTTCACAAAGTAAAAGGTTATTTAGGTGAAAATGAAGGACTCTGACTCCTAAGATTAGAGCCAGCGAGGTGAGACCACTGTGTGGGTCCCGGGCCTTCTCCACCTCACCGACTCCCAGCTCCTCGCTGCCTCGCCCCCCCTTGATCTGCATGTCACCCGCAGAGAGCTGGTTCCTGCTGCTCCTTATAAACCCAGCCCACGTGCTTCTCACAGCATCAGTCTtgtgagaagaaaaaaggaggctCCTGTTCTTTGAGCATCTATTCTGTACCTGGCAATTGCCTGGACATTCTACCTAAAAGACCTATTATGGGGCAGAAAGGTTTGACAAACCACACCCCAAGGACTTGGGGTGCATGAGGCCCCCAAGACTCACTGGTGAGAGGAATCAGACTTCCCAGCAGGAATTAAGAGGTGAGGCCATCACCCAGAGAACCACTGTGGAGACCCGCCACCATGCCTTGTGGAAGACGAAGCTCCCAGGCCAGAAGGACTAGGCTTCCCGAGTGTAGGCCCACCCTCAAGCCAGGAGCGCTGCCTCGGACAGAACAGAATGGGAGCCATCCAGAGACCTGCATGTGACCTGGAAGACTGAGCCGCCAAGCAAGCTCCACACAGACGTCCCAGGCCCAGCCAAGGGCTGTACTTGGGCTGATGGGGTCCCCAGAGATGAGATGCCCCAGACACTCAGACTAGAAGACTCAGGGATCTGTCACCAAAGCCAGAGTCACAGCCAACAGTGGGACAAGGAGAGGTTCACTGGTAGTGCTGAGCCACCAGCCCCGAAGCTCAGAAAGTCGCGGCCTCCCAGTGCTTGGCAGTGGCGGCCACATGCTGCCCGGGACAGACTCACAGGTGCCCAGCACATCAGGGGCCTAGGGCCCCTAAATCTGGCCTCAGTAACCTGCCTGGGATGGCAGTGCCTCTGACCTTTCGGAGCTCCGCATCTTAACTGCAGGTCCCCAGACTCTGCGAGAAACGGCACATGGGCCTGTGTAAGAGCAGCACCCCAGAGGCCTGCCCCTCCATGCCCACCTCACTTCTGGGGCACTGATCACCCTCTGCACAGAGGCAGATGGTCTTCAAGTGACtgctattgaatgaatgaatgaatgaatgaacgcgCAATCACAGAAACAACCCAGCATCACCATGGGAATAGAACGTGGAGCAGGCGTCAGaagcaaaaaagacaaaatgtgttgttttaagacaaACGTTAGAAATGAAGACACTTTCCAACTGAGATGCCTGAGTTTTGTAGAAATTCACTAGCCAGGAGCCCTTACACAGGCCATAGCCCGGAAGGGGCCAGTAAAACAAATACTGTGAGTTGTGTTTATAAAGTTGTAGCACCTACAGGACGGCATCCCTGCTGACTCTACTCTCCATGGCCCGGGACGGGTGGCCACCATTTCTGAGTGTGCTGTCCTGTGTTGGGGGCTCCACCGCAGGCCCGTGCTGTTCTCCGAGAGGACCGTGCAGCACCGGCCCTGGGCAGGGATCTGGGCTCCTGGCCTGTGGGGGCCTTCCTAGCTACCCATTCTGTCCACACCCACACTGCAGTCGGCCCCTACACCCCTTCCTCCTAGGGGTCTGCAGTTGGGGctg
Proteins encoded in this region:
- the ZFYVE28 gene encoding lateral signaling target protein 2 homolog isoform X9; protein product: MMNRFRKWLYKPKRSDPQLLAQFYYADEELNQVAAELDSLDGRKDPQRCTLLVSQFRSCQDNVLNIINQIMDVCIPQDRAPRDFCVKFPEEIRHDNLAGQLWFGAECLAAGSIIMNRELESMAMRPLAKELTRSLEDVRGALRDQALRDLHTYTEKMREALRHFDVLFAEFELSYVSAMVPVKSPREYYVQQEVIVLFCETVERALDFGYLTQDMIDDYEPALMFTIPRLAIV